DNA from Deltaproteobacteria bacterium:
CGTGCTGACCATGAGCGACGTCGCCACGCGCGGCGTGCTGCCGATCCCGGGGAAGTAGGCGCGCCCGCGCGCGCTAGCGCCGCGTCGCGCGGCGTCTGCCGGGCGCTGTCCTCAGGCGCGTGGCCACCCGCGGGCAGCTGAACTCGCCCTGGGGCCTCGCGATGGCACCGGCCGCATTCGGGCGCTTCGGCGGCGATCTCCTGGTCGGGAACTTCGGCGACGGTCGGATCACGGCCTTCGAGCGCGAGCCGAACGGGAGCTTCCAGTCGCGCGGCCAGCTGCGAACTGCGGACGGCAGCGCGCTGACGATCGACGGCCTCTGGGCGCTGCAGTTCGGCAACGGAACGGCGAACAACGGGCCGACCGACACGCTCTTCTTCACCGCCGGCCCCGACGACGAGAATCACGGCCTCTTCGGGACGATCCGAGCGGGCGGATGAGAAGTCCTGACCCCTAGAGACGGAACGCGTGCCGCATGCTCCGCGCGCGGCGGGCCAGCCCGAGTCGTCGGACCCCGAGGAGCTGCTCGGTCGTTTTCAGCAGAGCGTAGTGGGTGAACGGCCGATCCGACGTCGCGCCGGGCGGCGTCGACGGGCTCACCACGATGGTCACGACGTGGCAGGATTCGTCGGCAGGGTTGGCCGCGCAGTCCTCGCCGACGCCACCGCCCGCGCCCTCGTCGAAGGTGATGAACACGGCCATGCGACCCGCCTGATAGGCGGCGCTGTTCAGGATCTTCGGCAGCTCGGTCGAGAGCCACATGTCGCCGTTCTGGATCGCGATGGGGTCCGGGCCGTCGTGCATGTCGTGAACGGTGTTGGGCGTGACGAAGGCGAAGGCCGGGAGCGTGTCGTTGTCGAGGTCGGTCTGCAGGTCGGTGTAGGGGACGTCGAAGGTGCTGCAGCCGGAGAGGCTCGTGAGATAGGGCGGCGGGTTGTGGCGCACGGCGTAGCCGACGAAGCCCGTCGTCTGGCAGTTCATGAGCATCGACTCCATGTAGCCCTTCCACGACGGCACCTGGGCGAAGATGCTGGCCGCGTCGGTGCTGCACGTCGCGCTCGGGCTGCAGTCGCCATCGAACTTGAGCAGGTCGGGGAGCGCGAGGCCGGTGACCGCGCCGATGTAGTTCGGAAGGCTCACGTGCGTGATGTTGCGGTAGTTGGTGGCGAGCCCGCAATCGGCGATGAGAGCGTTGATGTAGGGCGCGTCCGACGAGCCCACGATCTGGCCGAAGCTGTGGTTCTCCATCCAGATCCAGAGGACGTGCTGGTAGCGGCTGGGGTGGCTCCGGCGGAGGCCGCAGAAGGCGCCCATCGGCGACTGCGCCCGGGCAGGGGCGGGTGCGGCGAGCATGCAGGCGGCGAGGGCGAGCGCGGCGGCGAGCTTCGTCATGGCGACGGAGCCTCGCGCAGCCCGAGCGCCGTTGTCAAGAAGGAAAATGCCTACCGGCTCGCCGCCAATTGCTCCGCCCGATGCTCGGCTTCCCGCAGAACGCCGCCGAGTGCATCCCCGCAGAGCAACGAGAGCTCGGCCTTCGCGGTCGCCGCGGCGGCGAGCGTGACGGCCTTCTGCAGCGTCTTCGACGCCTTCCGCGCGAACGTCCTCGCCTTCTTCCCGTTGCTCGCGCCCGCGCCATGATCGGCCAGGCTCATCGCCTGCGTGATGCGACGCCGGACCGGGCGGGGCAGCGTTTCATCGGCGCACGGCTGGACGACACTTCTCAGCATGCAGCCCACGCCCTCGAAGCCGCTGTCGGGGCAAGGGGTCGTCGTGGTCGTGGTCGAAGAAGTGGTCGTTGTGGTCGTGGTCGTGCACCCGGCAAGGGCGGTGCCGACGCAGGCTCCGCTGCCGTCGCAGGTGTCATCGTCGGTGCAGCCGTTCCCGTCGTCGCAAGACGTGCCGCTCCCGTTGAACTGGCACGTCGTCGTACAGCAAGAGGTGAACGCGCCGTTCGCCGTTCCGTCATCGCACTGCTCGGGCGCTTGCACGATGCCGTCGCCGCAAACCTGTCCCAGGTAGCGCGCGACGGCGAAGTCGGTGTCGCTGCCGTTGTACGAGTAGCCCGCCGCGGCGAGCTTCCCGTCGGGTTGAAGGACGAGCGCATTGGCCTCGCCGAAGGCGCCCGGCACCGGCGTGATGACCTTCCCGCCCGTGCCGAAACTCCCATCGAGGTTCCCATCGGCGCTGTAGCGCACGAGGGCGAAGTCCTGCTCGCTGCCGTCGTTGGTGTAGCCGGCCGCCACGAGCTTCCCGTCGGGCTGGAGGACGAGCGCAAAGGCCTCGTTCTCCATGGTGACGATCTGGGTAGTCACCTTCCCGCCCGTGCCGAAGCTCGCATCCGGGCTGCCACTGGCGTTGTAGCGCACGAGGGCGAAGGCGGTGTTGCTCGCGCCGGACGTGTAACCTGCCGCCACGAGCTTCCCGTCGGGCTGCAGGACGAGCGCAAAGACCTCGTCGTCGATGCTCCCGATCGCCGTCGTGACCTTCCCTCCCGTGCCAAAGCCCGTATCCAGGCTGCCATCGGCGTTGTAGCGCACCAGGGCAACGGCGTTGTTGCTGCCCCTGTCCGAGTAGCCCGCGGCGACGAGCTTCCCGTCGGGCTGCCGGACGAGCGCAAAGACCTCGTCGTCGACGCTCCCGATCGCGGTCGTGACCTTCCCCCCCGTGCCGAAGCTCGTATCCAGGCTGCCGTTGGCGTTGTAGCGCACGAGGGCAACGGCGTTGTTGCTGCCCCTGTCCGAGTAGCCCGCGGCGACGAGCTTCCCATCGGGCTCGAGGACAAGCGCAAAGGCCTCGTCGTCGACGCTCCCGATCGGGGTCGTGACCTTCCCTCCCGTGCCGAAGCTCGCATCCAGGCTGCCACTGGCGTTGTAGCGCACGAGGGCGAACGTGGTCTTGCCGGCGCTGGATGCGTAGCCCGCCGCCACGAGCTTCCCATCCGGCTGAAGGACGAGCGCGGTGGCGCCGCTCCCGGTCCCGATCGCGGTGGTGACCTTCCCGCCGGTGCCGAAGCTCCCATCCAGGCTCCCGTCGGTGTTGTAGCGCACGAGGGCGAAAACGGTGTTGCTGGCGTTGTACGCGTGGCCCGCCGCCACGAGCTTCCCGTCGGGCTGAAGGACGAGCGCGCTGGCCACGTCGTAGCCGTTGAAGATCGGGGTGACGACCTGCCCGCCGGTGCCGAACGCCGGGTCCAGATCGCCCGTGTTCGCCCGAGCGGCCGGCGGCAGCGCCAGCGCGGCGGCCCACAACAACACCGAGAGCGTGTGTCGCATCATGCCC
Protein-coding regions in this window:
- a CDS encoding TIGR03118 family protein, with protein sequence MPGAVLRRVATRGQLNSPWGLAMAPAAFGRFGGDLLVGNFGDGRITAFEREPNGSFQSRGQLRTADGSALTIDGLWALQFGNGTANNGPTDTLFFTAGPDDENHGLFGTIRAGG